The nucleotide window gtaggctaaattgtccatagtgtatgagtatatgagtgtgtgtgtggatgtatcccagacatgggttgcagctgaaagggcatccgctgcgtataaacttgctggataagttggcggttcattctgctgtgatgacctcggattaataaagggaataagccgacaagaaaatgaatgaatgaatgaatgaatgaacttaaacgattaaaaatagcaacaaatatttatttgggcccgaactacaaaaccacatttaaaacaattttagtattagTTTTGCTTAGTAAGTTGCTCACTAATTTGATCATGtattaatatcattataactTTTATTCTAACCATAGGCCTACATCATCCtggcaatcaaaaacaaaatgacatgatatcacaggcgattgtcttctgagtgCACCAGACATGAATGAAACTCATAGAGTGGGAAGCATACAGTTCTTTAGGATCTATATAATTTGtacaataaacaataaagagttgcaggttaaggaaacagcatagaaAGGCTgtgggccttggtgcagatgaaaagttaaaaaaaaaaaaaacccgtatttatagatagataggtaactacacagagatagattgatctgTGCAGCAGCTGCTGATGACCTGCACGCTGCAGATGCAGTCGGTGTGAAAGACAAATGCCTGCTCACTGCTCCTGCTCTCTAtatgcgctgctcacgctctgcttgCGCTTGTGGTGTAAGTGTCTATTTTTCACAAGCGGGTTACTACTGCAACAGAGGTGGGGCGGAGGATCGCTATTGACCCAATCCTAGTTAAAACAGCGCAAATCTCTGCTAAAATTCCGATTTTCCAAGGTAATCGCATGTCAATCGCGTCAAACGCTCAATCGTGGTGCTTCATTTACGTGAACTGCATCATTTGTGTCGCATCATTTGCATAAATCatgctgcaggatgtctattcttgtgtttccattgacttaacatgtaaatcactcacgcttgccGCTttatccgtgtctggtgtgaacgcacaaTAATAGAAGTCAGTGATTagcagtttccagctttctttagaatttcgttttttttttttttttttttttggttcagaaTAAAAAAGAAACTTTGGAAGCATTTGAGTAAATAATGCATGTACATTTGCATTTCTAGGTTACCCATCCCTGTTAAATAATATAGTCTCCACCCAACCTTAAAATCTTGCATCAAAACCTTTTTGACATGCTTATAACAAGCATAAATGCTTTAACAGTTATGATTAGcagttacaacaacaacaacaaaaatgcttCACTAAGTTCTAAAAGTTTAGGATTTCTTCATTTGGGATGATTTATGGCCATTATGTTTTAACCCATCTTCTTTCTGTCCCATTGCAGCACTAGGTGAGGGCATGGACAATTTCGTGCAGTGCCCCTTGGATGCTCTGAACTGGCCTGAGCGGAAGTACATGATCCTGGAGGAGATCCTGACCTACAAACCGGACATCCTCTGCCTTCAGGAAGTCGATCACTATTTTGACATGTTCCAGCCCGTTCTCGCAACCCTGGGCTACCAGAGCAGCTTTTGCCCCAAACCATGGTCTCCATGTCTCGATGTAGAAAACAACAACGGCCCTGATGGCTGCGCTCTGTTCTTCAATCACAAACGCTTCCAGTTAGTAAACACAACTCACCTGCGACTGTCCGCCATGATGCTTAAAACCAATCAGGTGGCAATCGTCGCTGCTTTGCGTTGTCGATCAACAGGTCGAGTCTTCTGTGTCGGAGTCACGCATCTGAAAGCCAGGAGCGGTTGGGAAGTCTTACGAAGCGCGCAGGGTTCAGATCTGCTGCGAAACCTGCGGAACATTACACAGAAAATCGAAACAGAGGAAAACGCTGAGTCAGCCATTCCTCTGATAGTATGCGGCGATTTTAATGCCGAGCCATCAGAAGACGTCTATA belongs to Danio rerio strain Tuebingen ecotype United States chromosome 1, GRCz12tu, whole genome shotgun sequence and includes:
- the noctb gene encoding nocturnin isoform X1 — encoded protein: MEVVACSMGSGSSSLYSALAKSISRSPLPHSCGSTYSPGDNLNLDQDPADPLELLQECREALRERPAHLKRAFVQTGHGDARRTIRVMQWNVLAQALGEGMDNFVQCPLDALNWPERKYMILEEILTYKPDILCLQEVDHYFDMFQPVLATLGYQSSFCPKPWSPCLDVENNNGPDGCALFFNHKRFQLVNTTHLRLSAMMLKTNQVAIVAALRCRSTGRVFCVGVTHLKARSGWEVLRSAQGSDLLRNLRNITQKIETEENAESAIPLIVCGDFNAEPSEDVYRNFATSSLGLDSAYKLLSTDGKTEPPYTTWKIRPSGESCHTLDYVWYSHRAFDVNAVLDFPTAEQIGPNRLPSYNYPSDHLSLVCDFCFTDPVN
- the noctb gene encoding nocturnin isoform X2; its protein translation is MGSGSSSLYSALAKSISRSPLPHSCGSTYSPGDNLNLDQDPADPLELLQECREALRERPAHLKRAFVQTGHGDARRTIRVMQWNVLAQALGEGMDNFVQCPLDALNWPERKYMILEEILTYKPDILCLQEVDHYFDMFQPVLATLGYQSSFCPKPWSPCLDVENNNGPDGCALFFNHKRFQLVNTTHLRLSAMMLKTNQVAIVAALRCRSTGRVFCVGVTHLKARSGWEVLRSAQGSDLLRNLRNITQKIETEENAESAIPLIVCGDFNAEPSEDVYRNFATSSLGLDSAYKLLSTDGKTEPPYTTWKIRPSGESCHTLDYVWYSHRAFDVNAVLDFPTAEQIGPNRLPSYNYPSDHLSLVCDFCFTDPVN